A single Actinomadura algeriensis DNA region contains:
- a CDS encoding DUF1015 domain-containing protein translates to MDGTEAEPPGIPGVPDDVGPEEFSARVFGSAGFASGPSGGGLELAPFRGVRFVPEVAGDLATVTTPPYDLIDDTAVRRLLAGGGHNIVRLNMPRAVGEGYADAGRTLRRWLDEGALAIDPEPALYVYETSRDGTVLQRGVIGGLGVRAEADRVVLPHENVFPGPVRDRLALMAATGANLEPILLVHEGGEDTARIVDDAAAADPLVEIAADDGLTHRLWRVTEPSLHGRVAADLRGRRALIADGHHRYATYRALQARHRAAGHGPGPWDRGLALLVDSTRYPPHLGAIHRVLPGLPPGDAAERARGSFRVTALPDEAAAVRALAAAPRPAFLLGGGDVPYLLTDPDPAALARVMPSDHSPQWRRLDTAVLDHLLIEDAWNAPANENAIEVVHDDPHAAIDRARRTGGTAVVLNPLRVEDVLDVADRGERVPRKSTSFGPKPRTGLVLRLLGTED, encoded by the coding sequence GTGGACGGCACCGAGGCGGAACCCCCCGGCATCCCGGGCGTCCCCGACGACGTCGGGCCCGAGGAGTTCAGCGCCCGCGTCTTCGGCTCGGCCGGGTTCGCCTCCGGCCCGTCCGGCGGCGGCCTCGAACTCGCGCCGTTCCGCGGCGTCCGATTCGTCCCCGAGGTCGCCGGTGACCTCGCGACCGTCACCACCCCGCCCTACGACCTGATCGACGACACGGCCGTCCGGCGGCTGCTGGCCGGCGGCGGGCACAACATCGTCCGGCTCAACATGCCGCGCGCCGTCGGGGAGGGCTACGCCGACGCCGGGCGCACCCTCCGCCGCTGGCTCGACGAGGGCGCCCTGGCGATCGATCCCGAACCCGCCCTCTACGTCTACGAGACGTCCCGGGACGGGACGGTCCTGCAGCGCGGCGTCATCGGCGGCCTCGGCGTCCGCGCGGAGGCCGACCGGGTCGTGCTGCCGCACGAGAACGTCTTCCCCGGCCCCGTCCGCGACCGTCTCGCCCTGATGGCCGCGACCGGCGCCAACCTGGAGCCGATCCTCCTCGTCCACGAAGGCGGCGAGGACACCGCGCGGATCGTCGACGACGCGGCCGCGGCCGACCCGCTGGTGGAGATCGCCGCCGACGACGGCCTCACCCACCGGCTCTGGCGCGTCACCGAACCGTCCCTGCACGGCCGCGTCGCCGCCGACCTGCGCGGCCGCCGCGCCCTCATCGCCGACGGCCACCACCGCTACGCCACCTACCGCGCCCTCCAGGCCCGGCACCGCGCCGCGGGCCACGGGCCCGGCCCGTGGGACCGCGGCCTGGCCCTCCTCGTCGACTCCACCCGCTACCCGCCGCACCTGGGCGCCATCCACCGCGTCCTGCCCGGCCTGCCGCCCGGCGACGCCGCCGAACGCGCCCGCGGGTCCTTCCGCGTGACCGCCCTGCCGGACGAGGCCGCCGCCGTCCGCGCCCTCGCCGCGGCCCCGCGCCCCGCGTTCCTGCTCGGCGGCGGCGACGTCCCCTACCTGCTCACCGACCCCGACCCGGCCGCGCTCGCCCGCGTCATGCCGTCCGACCACTCGCCGCAGTGGCGCCGCCTCGACACGGCCGTCCTCGACCACCTGCTGATCGAGGACGCCTGGAACGCGCCCGCCAACGAGAACGCGATCGAGGTCGTGCACGACGACCCGCACGCCGCGATCGACCGCGCCCGCCGGACGGGCGGCACCGCGGTCGTCCTGAACCCGCTGCGCGTCGAGGACGTCCTCGACGTCGCCGACCGGGGCGAACGCGTCCCCCGCAAGTCGACCTCGTTCGGCCCGAAGCCCCGCACCGGCCTCGTCCTGCGCCTGCTGGGGACGGAGGACTGA
- a CDS encoding tetratricopeptide repeat protein — MSVQGPGRPDDSPGEEPAAPTGGVYEWYTRGLELLRAGSAGAALQLLARAAEAEPGSHSIREALGRAQFGTRQFGAAAESFQSIVEEEPAEDYARFGLGLSLSRMGDFEGAVQQLALAAAMRPGNKDYQRELRHVRATLESRR; from the coding sequence GTGAGCGTTCAAGGACCGGGCAGGCCGGACGATTCCCCCGGCGAGGAACCCGCCGCCCCGACGGGCGGCGTCTACGAGTGGTACACGCGAGGGCTGGAGCTGCTGCGGGCGGGGAGCGCGGGCGCCGCGCTGCAGCTGCTGGCACGGGCGGCCGAGGCCGAGCCGGGGTCGCACAGCATCCGGGAGGCGCTGGGACGGGCGCAGTTCGGGACGCGGCAGTTCGGCGCGGCGGCCGAGAGCTTCCAGAGCATCGTCGAGGAGGAGCCCGCGGAGGACTACGCGCGCTTCGGGCTCGGGCTGTCGCTCAGCCGGATGGGCGACTTCGAGGGCGCGGTCCAGCAGCTGGCGCTCGCGGCGGCGATGCGGCCGGGGAACAAGGACTACCAGCGCGAGTTGCGGCACGTCAGGGCGACGCTCGAGTCCCGCCGGTGA
- a CDS encoding HAD-IIA family hydrolase yields the protein MKGSDRPLCEAYDVALLDLDGVVYIGRRPVPAAAEAVAKARAAGQRAAFVTNNASRTPSAVAALLTEVGVPAEPDDVVTSAQAAARLLAERLPSGAEVLVVGGMGLRHALYGEGLRPVSVASERTAAVAQGYDPGLGYGLLSQGGQAVARGALFVGSNGDLTIPGGDGPPHPGNGSLLRVIEGATGVAPIVTGKPERPLHRESIRRTGARRPLVVGDRLDTDIEGAYNGGADSMLVFTGVTGPLGVLTAPPNRRPSYLAPDLTGLLAPHPEVAASADGHRCGGWTVRRDGDAFGVTGSGDPYDGLRALASAAWSTAEPPPAEALAGALREIGLPD from the coding sequence ATGAAGGGCAGTGACCGGCCTCTGTGCGAGGCGTACGACGTCGCCCTGCTGGACCTGGACGGCGTCGTCTACATCGGCCGCCGGCCCGTCCCGGCGGCGGCCGAGGCGGTGGCGAAGGCCCGCGCGGCGGGGCAGCGCGCGGCGTTCGTCACCAACAACGCCTCCCGGACGCCGTCGGCGGTGGCGGCGCTGCTCACCGAGGTGGGCGTGCCCGCCGAGCCGGACGACGTGGTGACGTCGGCGCAGGCGGCGGCGCGGCTGCTGGCCGAGCGGCTGCCCTCGGGGGCCGAGGTGCTGGTCGTCGGCGGGATGGGGCTGCGGCACGCCCTGTACGGCGAGGGTCTGCGGCCGGTGTCGGTCGCGTCGGAGCGGACGGCGGCGGTGGCGCAGGGCTACGATCCGGGCCTCGGGTACGGGCTGCTCTCCCAGGGTGGGCAGGCCGTCGCGCGCGGGGCGCTGTTCGTCGGGTCGAACGGCGACCTGACGATCCCGGGCGGCGACGGGCCGCCGCATCCGGGGAACGGGTCGCTGCTGCGGGTGATCGAGGGCGCCACCGGCGTCGCGCCGATCGTCACCGGCAAGCCGGAGCGGCCGCTGCACCGCGAGTCGATCCGGCGGACGGGCGCCCGGCGGCCCCTCGTCGTCGGCGACCGGCTCGACACCGACATCGAGGGCGCGTACAACGGCGGCGCCGACAGCATGCTGGTGTTCACGGGGGTGACCGGCCCGCTCGGCGTCCTGACGGCGCCGCCGAACCGCCGCCCGTCCTACCTCGCGCCCGACCTGACGGGCCTGCTCGCCCCGCATCCCGAGGTCGCGGCGTCGGCGGACGGGCACCGCTGCGGCGGCTGGACGGTGCGGCGGGACGGCGACGCGTTCGGCGTCACCGGGTCCGGCGACCCCTACGACGGGCTCCGCGCGCTCGCGTCCGCCGCCTGGAGCACCGCGGAACCGCCGCCCGCCGAGGCCCTCGCCGGGGCTCTGCGGGAGATCGGCCTGCCGGACTAG
- a CDS encoding SCP2 sterol-binding domain-containing protein, with protein MANEEDCRAALDKIVARLAEVDGDRLAEHVVERTISCRVPDLGVAYRTRLHAGGLDPVRPDDDPGGAQVRLTVRADDLVALADDELNPAKAWASGRLNIEASLGDLFRLRKLL; from the coding sequence ATGGCGAACGAGGAGGACTGCCGGGCGGCGCTGGACAAGATCGTCGCGCGCCTCGCGGAGGTGGACGGCGACCGGCTCGCCGAGCACGTCGTCGAGCGGACGATCAGCTGCCGCGTCCCCGACCTCGGCGTGGCCTACCGCACCCGCCTGCACGCGGGCGGCCTCGACCCCGTCCGCCCCGACGACGACCCGGGCGGCGCACAGGTGCGGCTGACGGTCCGCGCCGACGACCTCGTCGCGCTCGCCGACGACGAGCTGAACCCCGCGAAGGCGTGGGCGAGCGGCCGCCTCAACATCGAGGCGAGCCTCGGCGACCTGTTCCGCCTCCGCAAGCTCCTCTAG